ATGAAGCCTTGAACAGCCGCGCCTAGAGTTTAGGATCAAGGAGTGATGGATATGAAGGTGGTCGTGTGTAAGGCTTACGGTTCAGCGGATGTTCTACAACTTGAAGAGGTACCCATGCCAGTATGTAAGGACAACGAAATTTTAATCCGAATCAGAGCAGCTACCGTATCTGCAGGAGATACGAGGGCCCGGCGAGGAACTCGCGAATCGTTGCCCTTGTGGCCGCTATCCAAGCTCGCGATGGGCATCCAGAGACCCCGTCACCCCATCCTAGGGGTGGAGCTCGCCGGTGAGGTCGTGCAGGTCGGCCGCACGGCAACGAGGTTCCGCGAGGGGGACGCCGTGTACGCGGCCAGCGGTATGGGCTGGGGCGCCTATGCGGAGTACAAGGCGATGTCTGAGCACGGAGCCGTGGCGATGAAGCCGGCGAATCTGACCTATGAGGAAGCGGCGGCGGTGCCGGTGGGCGCGTTGTCTGCTTTGTTTTTCCTGAGAAAGGGAGGCATTCAGCGTGGTCAGCAGGTGCTCATCTATGGTGCGTCGGGAAGTGTCGGTACGTATGCGGTACAGCTTGCTAAGCACTTCGGGGCTGTGGTGACCGCCGTGTGCAGCACCGGGAATGTGTCGATGATGAAGGAGCTCGGCGCCGATCGTGTGATCGATTATTCGCAGGAGGACTTCACAACTATAGATACGAAGGTTGATATGATCCTCGATACGGTCGGCAAGACGACGTTCTCCAGCTGCCGCAGGCTGCTACAGCCTCGTGGACGGTATATTCTGGCGGTGTTTAACTTCAAGGAAGTCGGTCAAATGCTGTGGACGTCGCTGTTCAGCGGTCAGAAGGTCGTGTGCGGCGTTGCGGATGAACGAATAGAGGATCTGGAGCTGCTCAGAGAGCTGATCGAGGCAGGAGCCGTCAAGCCTGTCATCGATCGGAGCTACACGCTGGATCAGATTCGCGAGGCTCATCGCTATGTCGAGCAGGGGCATAAGAAGGGGAATGTCGTGATTACGATGGACAACGACGATAACCTATAGTAAGGCTGGAATCACATGAAGCATAGATGTGGCTTTTCAGCTTATTATACGAATTGAAAGTGTAAGATCCATTTCGCAGGAGATGGGTCCTTTTTTATATTGTTAGCAATTGAATGTAACAGGGAGAAGTGGTAATTTATGAGAGGGTGCTTTGTTACAGGGAGGGACGATCATGTATCGAATCTTGATCATAGAAGATGACGACAAGATCGCTGCGATCTTAAAAAGTAACATGGAAAAGTACGGGCTGGAGGCAGCATGCGCCTCACACTTCCGGGACTTGATACCGGAAATAGAGACGTTCGCTCCGCATGTAGTGCTGCTCGATGTGAATCTTCCTTATTATGATGGCTATTATTGGTGCAGACAAATACGAGCGCGCTCGAGTATTCCGATCATTTTCATTTCGGCGCGCTCCGGGGAGATGGACCAGGTCATGGCGATCGAGAACGGAGCCGATGATTATATGACGAAGCCGATTCCTCTCGAGCTGCTCATGGCTAAGGTGAGAGGTATCCTGAGACGTGTGTATGGTGAGTATGCTGAGATTTCCGAATTCAGTACTCCCCTCCAATCAAGCTCCTCATCCGAGCTTCATGTTCAGGGCTTAACGCTGCGCCTCCACCGTAATGATCTGTTATGGCAGAAGCAGCGGGTCGAATTAACGAAAACCGAGAAGCTGCTTGCGGAGGGCTTGCTTAAGCATTACGGACGCATCGTCTCCAGGGAAGAGCTGCTCGAAGCATTATGGGACGATGTGCAGTTTGTTGATGATAATACGCTTACGGTGAATGTGACCAGGCTAAGGAAAAAGCTGGAGGAGCTGGGCCTTCCCAAAGCGATTGAGACCGTGCGCGGTCAAGGCTATATGTTTACCCTCGAATAAGGCGGTAAGAAGGAGAAGAAGCATGAAAGAGCACTCGATCATGATATTTGTAAGGGATCGATTCGTATTCATTCTGGTTGTGTTGCTCATTATCGGTTTATATGTCGGGGCGATTTTATTAAGTGAGTACAACCCTTCGGTGATGGACCTGGGAACGGTGCTTTATTTTGTTGGGTTAGGGTTGTTCTTTATGCTGTTAGGGCTGGCAGTGGATTACATACGACAACGTGAGTTCTACAAGCAGGTTCACGATGCCCTTGAGCGTTCGGGGGAATTGCATGCATCCGTTATTGTGCAAACCTTTGTTACGAGGGAGCAGAGACTCGTTACGCTTCTGTTCAAGGAGCAGCATCGTGCCTATTTGAACAAGCTGCACGTGTACCGTCGGCAGCAGGAGCTGCACAATCACTTTGTGCTTCAATGGGTGCATCATATGAAAACACCGGTATCCGTCATCGACATGATGGCTCAGGATGCGCAGCAAGAGCTGCCGCTTACACAGGAGGCGCAAAGAAAAATACTGCTTAGCATGAAGGAAGAAGCCGAACGTTTGACAAGCGGTCTGGAGATGATGCTCTATACGGCGCGTCTTGAAAAATTTGAGATGGATCTTCATCTCAAGACGACCCCTCTGCACGAGGTCATACGGAGTGTGATCCATTCACATAAGCGACTGTGCATCCGACACTCCATTTTCCCTAAAATTGAAGGGGAGGCTTGGGTGGAAACCGATGAGAAGTGGATCACCGTTGTATTCAATCAATTCATCAGCAACTCGATTAAGTATAGAAAAAAACATGTGGACGCTTCTTCGTTATTGTTCGAACTGAAGACCGCTCCGAACGGAGGTGGGAAGCTAAGCGTGATAGATGAAGGGATCGGAATCGCCGCACATGATTTGCCGCGAATTTTTGATTCCTTTTTTACAGGGGAGAACGGATGTTCTACAGGGGAGTCCACTGGTATGGGACTATTCCTAGCCAAGCAAATTTGCAAACGTCTGGGACACGGCTTGTACGTGACCTCGGAGCTTGGAGTTGGGACGACGATGACCGTGACCTTTGAGCCGCGGGGCATTCATAAGCTGACTGCAAAGTCATCATGAGTCTTGGTGTCAATGTTGTAAGCTTCCTTGAACGAATTGAAAGGTAAATCGATGGCTGCAGCCTGTTGCGGGCATCTATACTGTTCTCATCAAGGATAGCGAATACAAGGGGGAATCGTCGATGGCTGTGCTTCGAGCCGAAGGGTTAGGCAAGATCTATAGCTCTAAAGGAAATGTTACTTACAGAGCGCTGGAGGATTTAAGCCTACAGATCGAAAAGGGTGAATTTGTCGGAGTCATGGGGCCTTCGGGCAGCGGGAAAACGACGCTGCTCAATCTACTCGCGGCTATTGACCGTCCGACGTCCGGGGAGATTGAGGTCAATGGCATCAAACCGCATAAGCTGAGCGATAAGCAGCTTGCTTTGTTTAGACGACGACAGCTTGGGTTCGTGTTTCAGGATTTCAATCTGCTGGACACCCTAACGATTAAGGAGAATATCATTCTGCCATTAGTTCTCGAAGGTACTCCCCCGACCAAGATTGAGGAGCGACTTCAACCGCTGGCCGAATGGCTGGGGATTGCCAAGGTGCTTGAGAAGCGCACGTATGAGGTGTCTGGAGGTCAAAAGCAGCGGGCTGCGATCGCTCGATCGTTTATTCATCAGCCTTCGCTGGTGCTGGCGGACGAATTAACGGGTAACCTGGACTCGAAGGCCGCTAAGGATGTAATGGATTCGCTTAAAGATATGAACGAGCGTTTAAATACGACGGTTCTCATGGTTACGCATGACCCGTTCTCTGCGAGTTACTGCCAGCGAATCTTGTTCATAAAGGACGGCAGGCTGTTTTCTGAAATTCGGAGAGGATCGAATCGCCAAGCCTTTTTTCAACAAATCTTAGATGCTTTAAGTGTGCTGGGAGGGAATTTCGATGACGTTTCGTTCGCTCGCGTTTAGCAATATTAAAGGGAAATGGTGTTCCTATATTGCTTTCTTTATGAGCTGCACGTT
Above is a genomic segment from Paenibacillus sp. YYML68 containing:
- a CDS encoding NAD(P)-dependent alcohol dehydrogenase is translated as MKVVVCKAYGSADVLQLEEVPMPVCKDNEILIRIRAATVSAGDTRARRGTRESLPLWPLSKLAMGIQRPRHPILGVELAGEVVQVGRTATRFREGDAVYAASGMGWGAYAEYKAMSEHGAVAMKPANLTYEEAAAVPVGALSALFFLRKGGIQRGQQVLIYGASGSVGTYAVQLAKHFGAVVTAVCSTGNVSMMKELGADRVIDYSQEDFTTIDTKVDMILDTVGKTTFSSCRRLLQPRGRYILAVFNFKEVGQMLWTSLFSGQKVVCGVADERIEDLELLRELIEAGAVKPVIDRSYTLDQIREAHRYVEQGHKKGNVVITMDNDDNL
- a CDS encoding response regulator transcription factor gives rise to the protein MYRILIIEDDDKIAAILKSNMEKYGLEAACASHFRDLIPEIETFAPHVVLLDVNLPYYDGYYWCRQIRARSSIPIIFISARSGEMDQVMAIENGADDYMTKPIPLELLMAKVRGILRRVYGEYAEISEFSTPLQSSSSSELHVQGLTLRLHRNDLLWQKQRVELTKTEKLLAEGLLKHYGRIVSREELLEALWDDVQFVDDNTLTVNVTRLRKKLEELGLPKAIETVRGQGYMFTLE
- a CDS encoding HAMP domain-containing sensor histidine kinase, with the translated sequence MKEHSIMIFVRDRFVFILVVLLIIGLYVGAILLSEYNPSVMDLGTVLYFVGLGLFFMLLGLAVDYIRQREFYKQVHDALERSGELHASVIVQTFVTREQRLVTLLFKEQHRAYLNKLHVYRRQQELHNHFVLQWVHHMKTPVSVIDMMAQDAQQELPLTQEAQRKILLSMKEEAERLTSGLEMMLYTARLEKFEMDLHLKTTPLHEVIRSVIHSHKRLCIRHSIFPKIEGEAWVETDEKWITVVFNQFISNSIKYRKKHVDASSLLFELKTAPNGGGKLSVIDEGIGIAAHDLPRIFDSFFTGENGCSTGESTGMGLFLAKQICKRLGHGLYVTSELGVGTTMTVTFEPRGIHKLTAKSS
- a CDS encoding ABC transporter ATP-binding protein, which encodes MAVLRAEGLGKIYSSKGNVTYRALEDLSLQIEKGEFVGVMGPSGSGKTTLLNLLAAIDRPTSGEIEVNGIKPHKLSDKQLALFRRRQLGFVFQDFNLLDTLTIKENIILPLVLEGTPPTKIEERLQPLAEWLGIAKVLEKRTYEVSGGQKQRAAIARSFIHQPSLVLADELTGNLDSKAAKDVMDSLKDMNERLNTTVLMVTHDPFSASYCQRILFIKDGRLFSEIRRGSNRQAFFQQILDALSVLGGNFDDVSFARV